GTAATGCTACAAGTGTTTTATATTGTACCATACGTCTAATTCTATTAGTCTCCGAGCTTAACGCTATACAACATTATTTTTATGGAAGTTTAGATTAATCATTTTGGGATGATAATTGATCATCTTGTAGTACAATTTCTCTtaagataatatatgaaccgGTTGGAAAGCACATTGTGCTTTATTATTTGGTCGGAGCCATAAGCACGACCCTAGGCTTAATCTACTCTAttgagttaaaaacactcaatggggggtgtgcacacttaaaGACTAAGACCTatttggtggttacatccaattgttcaatactattgggtggtggactagattcacattttttttggtggttacatccaatagtttaATATATACTAATGGGTGGTGGACGCGATCCACATCTctctggtggttacatccaatagttcaatatatactattgggtggtggactcGATCCACATTCCTCTAATGGTGAACTTATAAGAAATTAACAATAAACCCTTGTTACTTATGGTTATAGGTACTAGTTTTATAAGAATTGTTCATCAATTTGTATTTATGtgtttgttaaattattattattattattattattattattattattattactattattattattattattattattattattattatatgccTGATTATTCAATAAGCgatgattactcagcttttgctgacgtgtgtttatttgttatgtgtgtttgcggccatgtctttttcttatggtggccctgcgacgatccttttggaatttgtcctctatggtgagcagtcaagattgaCTGGAGCAGATTGATCATGAAGGATGCAGTTATAAGTTAAAGGAGTTCCAGTATTATCGTTTATTCTTGTATGACAGTTTAGTGTTTTTCAGTTGTAAATAGACCACCTAGTAACcgagttgtaatagtttaagttttgtaagccttagcacttgacaatgtggtcaagtgtggcggtgatacctccgatttaggtgtaagcttccgcaatttattataaagtcttttatattcttatttattaatagttagtaaatcgggggtgttacattAAGTCTGAGAGAAAATGAGGAAAGGAGAGAAGTAGTCTGAGttgattactgtgaggaactcaAGTTAAGAGGAACTCACGTTAAGAGGAACTCGAGTTGTAGTATTATTATAATCGAGGTATTGCTATAATAAAAAGagtttataggttttctcttcTTGAATGTAGTCAAGAAGTTTCCTAAATTGTTCATCTTTTACCTCTGTGCTTCTCAGTTCCTTAATTAtttctaagttccgcaagaaactttaccaAAGTTCCAAATATCCTCTTGTGTGAGTTCCTACCGGAATATGCCCCATCAAAACTTTCGTgtgcgtcctcaaatttctatcatgATCCACTATTGACCCGCCTCGACCCTTCAACCTATAAGATTTGTGAATCTAAACTAGTTGGGGTGTGCTAAATTCATTATTCTTCAAATAAAAGTTAAATGCATGTTACGAATCCAAATTTAAGGCATGGCAAACAAATTGTGCAAATTGTAAGGAGCTACAACGTCGGGTCCTCCACTCCAGAATTCTTTAGCGAATTGGTGGTTAGCTTTATGAGTCGGGTGTCGAGCATCGAACCACAAATAATCATTCAGACTGTTGCAAAGTGAAAAGGTTCGGTCTTCCATTTGGCAACTGTAGTCACCATTGAAAGCTCCACTCCCGCAACATGCTATTTCACTCTCCTTGAAACCTGACATGACGCTATATATTAACTTGGTTTCTAAATAGTTGCATCAATTTCACTTTTATCACTATTCACTTAACTTACTTTGACTGTTATTTTATACTcgtaaattaaaacaaatattaTTATGTAAAACGTTGTTGGGtttgtctcaatgtgtattttaaatatatcaatttttataatttttattagcgcataattattaatattgacggtaaaattaaagttaaaaacggaggaagtatatacgtACCATATGTATTGCCATACAAGACGCGCTGGTGTAATGCAACATAGAAGTCATATATTGAGTACTTGAACCCTGGTAATTCGCTAAGCAATCTCTTGGCAACTGCAGAAAATGCAGCATTGTGCATCCTAGCCAACTCTTGCGGCTCTTGCGCACATGTTCCGTTAAAATCAAGTGTATACTTCACTGATGGCATGCATCCAATAGGTCCAACGTTTTGGAATGCAAACTTCCTTCCTCCTTGGTTGTAGATGGTCTGTATCAATCATAATTGGACATATATTTGATTAGTTTGATTCAATTTAATTGGAACTAAATCATATTTGATATAGAGATCGAATCATGTATTTCTAACAAGCTACTATTCAAAGTTGATCACAATATTAGTTATGTACTTTGATGTGAACGGTGAGGTTGCCAAGTATCTGTTTCATGTAAAGATTCTTATCGTAAAAGGAAAGAGGACGTTTTTTTAAAGTCGTTTGGAAGAGGGTAACGTAATCATCTGCACCAATGTTGAACAAGTAGACTGCTTTGGATAAATGCCGATTTGCCTCTGATTTTCCAACTTGTTGGGTCAAATTTTGCACCATTTGGACAAAATAGTGCAATTGCATCTTCAAATTTATCTATAATCACAAAATAAAACTTTTTAAAAATCAATTCCGCTACAATTAAATAGTCAGTTATGTAAAATCTTTAATCAAtttgataaaataaattaaaatatcgTACCGCTTCTACACAAGTTTCAGTGAGCACACAAGCATTTGAAGAGGCGAAATTGATACCATTGGCGTAGCTATTAATCCTTGGTACCAAATATGGTTGCAAAGGGTCCAAATCCGCAAATTTAGCTGCCAAAAACGGGTGAgaaatataaaacaaaaaaataacaaaacttCGCTTTTTGATGCAATAATTTGAATTCAGGCGAATTACATGAACTACTCTTTTTCCggtcttttatttttttttcttcataaaaTGCCCTTGAATTTTCACGAGATGCATAAAATACTTCTAAAGTTTTCAGAATTACAGTTAACGGAATGCAAATTGGAAAGCTAGCATTTCAAATGATGCAAACTAAAACTATATACAGATTGAGAAAGTCGTACCTATAAAATCTGGAATGACGAGACCATCAGAGTACCTCCCAACAGGTATATTAAAGTAATGCTCACCATAAGGCCAATGCTTAGCTCCAGCACCCTCAACGTCGCTATAAAAAGACATACCGATGTCGTAGAGCGAATCGCCGAAGACGAAGAGGGGAGTCTTGATGTTTTCTGCATTAGAGATAGTAGGGCAGACAAAGAGTAGAGTTGCACAAATTGCCAATGTAACAAACATTTGTGTCATTTTACTCTGTATTTGTAGTGATACTAGTATAGGCAGGATCAATTGATTACTGATGACaatattattttgatttttttttttaaattgcgTGAAATTAAGAGGggtaaaaaagaacaaattacTACCCTTCTATGCATAAACACAGATAAATGCAAAGAACAATGTATTCAAATATTTTATTTCAAATAAGAAAAGAATCATGCAGAAATTGTAATATTATCTTTTAATATGGCAATTGGAGATTATGTTTATACTCATGGGCGATTTTGGAGTGAGCGACGGAATATGACCTCCAAACTAATTAGTTAGCTAAATATAAATTAGAATAGTAGTTAAGGTGTTATTGTGTACTACGGAGTATTCAAGGTCTTGGCCGGGTTTGATCCTTAATtaccaagttttttttttttcggtttCAATTCGTTAGTTAACATTCCTTTCACTTGATATTTACTTACTTGAACTTATTATCATTGAATAAAACTTAATTAAACCCATTAAAGTATATTATAATTGTTAACTAAGACTCTattctgttcaacttattttagacaaaatatGTTTAGGTAAATTCAGTTAATacaagttcagaaaaaataaaaataaaaattagacattttcacacacaaataagtttatttcagactagtttttcagataaaataagttcatataagttcatttaatttcatataagtttagataataaaagtttagacaaaataagtcgaatagaataAAGCCTAAATTTAGATCTCCCTAAGTggtgacttttttttttgttaatttaacAAAGATAAAGGTGAGAAGTGAAAGGATATggggttatttttttttataaggacATAAGTGTATTTTTGTTTAATAAATACGGGAAATTTTAACTACAAAACCTACACAGTACACAGGCATCGAATAACGatgatttaaataatttatcCCGTACctcaaaagggaaaaaaaaaaaaaaaaaaaagaatattccCCTAGAAAAGTCTAGCAGAAACAAAGAATATCCCAAGATCCCAAACGACCCGATCAAAAAACCCAGACCTCAAAAAATATCACTGTTGCCTTCAAAAGCTGAGAAACTCCTTCATCCAAAAACTCAGGAAACCccaaaaatagaaaagagaTGGGTGTTGTAATAATCGACGGAACAACGGTGCGCTCCTTCGTAGAAGACGAACCCCAATTCAACGAAAGCGTCGAAAAGACTTTCGCCGCCTTCGATCTGAACGGTGATGGCACCCTCTCTCGCTCCGAAATCCGCACGGCGTTCGAATCGATGCGACTAATCGACGTCGACGCCGACGGCCAAACTCCGGCGCAGCTGACAGCCCTTTACGATTCAATTTTCGAGGGATTTGATATCGACCACAGCGGCACCGTAGATCTGGAGGAATTTCGATGTGAGATGAAGAAGATAATGCTTGCTATTGCTGATGGATTGGGTGAGTCGCCTATTCAGATGGCGCTTGAAGGTGGGAGTGAGAATTTGCTTCAGAAAGCTGCTGATCTTGAGGCTTCTAAACAGGAAGGAGCTCAAAAGTCGGCATAGTTTTGTGGGAGTTGGGGGTTGCATACTTGCATGTTAGGTGTTTGTGTTAATGCCTGAATGAGTATGTTTTTGTTGGGGCTTTTTTCTTTAGTGTTTGTGATTATGTAATAATCCGAGTTAATTTGTGCAGACTGCAGAGTGGGATGTTTGTCCGAGTAATGAGTATGTATGTATGCTGGTTTGTGAAATTGCAATAAAGTTATACAAATCTACAATGTGACAATGATTCAAAAGTCCAGTCTTTAGTGAGTTTGCTCATGTGGGTTTATATGTTGATTGTTTGTgtttataataaacaatttggCTGTGTTTATGTCGACAAAATTGGTAATGCCCAACACTATTTAACATGTGCCCCATCACAAGAAACTTGAGCACGTAAGTACCATGCTTAATCTATCTAGATAATGCCATTAATCAttatcaagataacggataaAGTAAGGTCCTTTGAGAAAAAGAGGTACAGATTATGAAAGATAGCGGTTGCTTTGGATTAAAGAAAATGACGGAGAAGTCGAGAACTAATTAGTTGGCTCTCCCTTGAGAGAGAAGCTATTGTATTTGACCACATTTTTTGGAGGATTGGACTCATAGGAGAGGCCAAAGAGAGCGCGTAATTGGGGGTTTTGATGATATGGAGAAATgaagaagggggggggggggggggatttgaGTGGATGAGTTAGCTATAATGTCATGCGAAGCCAGAAATGCTTAACTTGAGGGTCAAATCTATTTTTGCCaagcattaaaataaaatacaaagtAAGGAATTTTAATTTAACAATAATCCACATAAttcctgtcaaaaaaaaaaattaacaatattCCACATTATACCTTTTTTTACGTTTAATTTTTTAAGTGAACTCGATTTAGGTTACGATTAAGAAAAATGATATGAATGTGAAAGAATTAAATTACAAAGAACAGAAAAAAGCTTCGAACCCCTGGCCATAGTAAAAGAAACACATGTTTATTACCAACACAACCAATTGGTAGTAATGTGCTTATATGCAACCAAAACTATATAACGAATTAAGCAGGAAACCCTTGGATTCGCTCATGACTAATCTTAGAATCTTATTGGACAATAAATCTAACCTTATTCGAGTAGATGAAGCTAACCTTGAAGGTTTGAATACTCTTTAACAACATGAGTGTGTTTGGCAGGCTGGTGCTTGTTTTCACTTGGCTTGTATgatttagtgttgactttttaTGTTGGTTGTTTGACAGTAGATTTTCAAAAGAATGTGTTTGTTAAAGTTAGTTGTTGGCTCCTAGATGTCTCATACAAAATGACCTGTGAGGAGATCTTATTATTGATAAGACAATGGTAATGACTAGTGAGGGTAAAAATGTCATTAGCAAAATGAAAAGTTAACAACCAACATTATTTTGACGGGATACAACCAACATAAAAAATTTAGTGGTACTAGCTTTTAGATTTTGAAGGAAAGTGTCGAACTTTTAAGCCAAGAAAAAAGTCATTTAACAAACACCTTATGTAAGTTATGTTCACTATTTAACCAAATGAAAGAGACAAAAGCTAACTAAAatgtcaataaaaaaaaaaaactaggtaCCGAACACCGACTATATGTAATCCGTAATAACTAAAGAGGTCCTTTGGTTTTGCTAACCCAAGGTACTAATCAAGGTAATTATGTCAAGAATCACTTATATATCTAATCAATActagtatttttttaaaaaaatggtttattaaatgacatGTGTGTCATCCCATTTTTcttctattaatttttttttttttcaattttttttgttgttgtttgtttcaCAAATTATTTTATAGCTTTCACACCACAATTCATCGTCCTCATTCGAaatcaattcaccatttaattcatataacTTATTTCACCTCATCTTCCTCCTTAACATTCGATATTAATCCACCGTctaatttgtatattttttcaactttcaaaccACTGAAATGACAATCCCTCAACAAAATTAGCACTTTAAAATATCGTTTAACAACCACTGTATAATTACTCGTTCATTGAACGGGCTCATAAGctagttaaattaaatatgatgCTCATGTGAGATGTGACAATAAAAGACAAGTATTTCCCCGTCTTGAAAGGATATACGGAGGGCGTCAAAATCGCAGCCAggcatgtattatgaaatacatgccatgggcttgtttgtaatttcccagccattttgaaattgttgaatagTCAACCCCGTTTGCCAACTTGAATCCCGTTTGTAATATGAAtaccattttaaaatatttagcaccatttttgtgatattaataccactttataaaatttagtacaaaacgagtactatttaaggaaaatgaatttcatttaaaaaaagtttagtactcctaccatttttgtaataccaataccatttttgtaataccaataccaaCTCAGCAATGCCAAATCACCACCCcgttttacaaatttacaattccgttatacatttccccccaaaaatatttaacatttacatttacctttttatttggggttggcatgtttttgcaaatacatgTCATACATGTATTTGGACTTCCTCGGATATACGTACTTGCTTCCCTTGATCCTTAATGACCCCTTTTCCCCATTTGGTTAAAATTTCCCAATTCATATTAAGTCCAAACTAATCCAAACAAAATTTGAAAGTGATTAGGTTGGTTTAGTTTGGACTTTTTGAGTCGATAAGTAAAGCCCCTTCTAGGCGCACATGAGATGTAATAATACTTTAAatagtaaataaaaataaattagtattcAAACCCATACTAATTAGTCTCCGTTCCCACTCCTTTCTCAAATCCATAGGCATTTTGTTTATGACCAATAAATATATTATTGCAATGAACAATATTTTGTTTATCTTCGTTTCATCCAACAATTTTGTTGTTGACCAACCCCGATTAAATTGCTCATAACTCTTTCTCATCGGTTTTTGGTCTCCCCAATTCCTCAACCTTACCTCTAATGGTACGAACAAAGCAAACCCATAACTATATTCGGTTTTGCAATGCATAGCCGTTAGTGATGATGAATATATCTATACtatatacaaagtattaaaaagTGTTCGAAAGAAAGTTTGCGTGACACGTGTCGCTCTGTTTATGAATTTTTCATTCTATGTAATTTTTATATACACTAAAAAAAGAGTTAAACATGGTTTGTTTATGTTTGAACTCTCGACGTTGAGTTTAAAAGATAAAACTCTTACCACTAGGATATTACATGTTTCATATTACCATTGCACAATAAATCTAATTAAATGTGAATGTTATTAATGTAATAACCCTGGGAATCGCTCGGGCCTCAAAACTAGTTTTCTAATTAAATTTAGAATATTTGTCTTTTTATTTCTTTAAGTAAAAGATAAagatttttgtatattttttatagcaaaatcaaaattaatcaaatttttattttaaattgtcttaaGCCTTTTATAGGTAATGGTttatataaatagatttttattTTCACATATATATTGAGCGGATTGAAGCTTTGAACATAGACCTGGAGACAACTAGCCCTTCATAGAAAAGGGGGGagggtttatttaattattttaatggtAAAAAGGGAGAATCTTTGTGATCTTTCACCTGTAAGGAAATTTAAGATCCGATAGTGATACTTAAAACTACTACGTTCGATCCAAAGAATTTAAAATTTACAACGAATGTCCTATGTCGAACAATCTTATGGTTGTAAAATTGTCCGTTAAATGAACTCCAATTATTTTGAACTAATTCAAACGTCAACCTAATTCTAATATTACGGTACTCCCTGCAACATTAGTAAAAAGTGGAATACAACTTGAAAAATATCATACTCCCCATTACCTTATAATTTCAGATATTGAGTAGCAATATACACTCAATTATCGAATTGTATTTTTAAAAATCAATATCCGCTTCCGTATATTGGATCAGATATCAAAAACTCAGATAAGATCCAGATCGAATCTTCGGAAATTTCAATTGTGaagtagatttttttttcagCACCAAAAATATCAAACACCGAGTATTATTTTTTACTCCTCATACACTATTATTACCATTCAAAGTTAATTGTTAAATGATTAGTTTAAATTACACTAACGAGAGTACTAATTAGGACGGCATTATAATATAATAACACAAAAAAATAGCCGTGTTGATTAGATCTGATAAACACACCCAATCAGGAAAGTGTATCAAAAAGTCTTGAACAAAACAATATCTCAGCAAATAAAAATAGTAGTGGTCGACTGGTGGTACTAGTGTGTAACTGTTCCCCACGGCGCATTTTAGCCCATAGAAACCCACCAACTAACTAACCAAAAaccatttaaaaaataaaaagaaagcgTGAATTAATGGCCAGGCCTCATTCATCGTCTTTAGCATAAGCAACGTGGACGGCTAAGATCTACCCCATGTATCAGCTTTTGATTGGCTACAATCACATCGACGGCTTCGATTCCTTCACAGTCGCGTCATACTCTCCTACTGCACTGTAATTGGTCCACGTAACCCCCCTCAAAGTGGGGCCCAAAGTATTATAAAATTAAGAGATAAAAATGGACCATAAACTCTTTCCCCTATTAAAGAGTAGAGAGAGAAACAAAGCATCAGAGAGAgattttctcaaaaaaaaaaaaaaaaaaaacaaaaacaaaattggagagagaaagtttttGTGTTCTTAATTTTGGAGCAAAGAGCTAGACAGTCGACATTTGTCCTTAATTAAAAATTTCCCACTGGTAAATAAAAATtctttttttctcattttttgtttttttatgaaGTTTAGTCGTCTAATTATTCAACCCCTTCTTATTTTTGGATAATTGATTTGCTATCTTGGAAATTTGggttttttattttcatatttctGGGTTTTGATCAGTGAGCTAGTTGGTGGGTGATTTCGTGATTAGTAATTCTAGTTGATAATAAAGTGATAAATAAAGTTGAGATCTTTGTTGAAAAACCCTAAAATATctttaattttctgattttttttcttttcaattttattgtttgaatgtGAATTATGTAATGTcattaatttgttctttttgtcTGGGTGTTTGATTTTGCAGGTGGGTAGTTGAAGAAATTGTTGTAATTGATGCGGTTTCACTTGTAAGACTTTGACATTTTGCAatttttttggttgttgttgAAATTTATAGTGGTATTTATTGGTATTTGTATATACTCAGATTTGTGGGGAAATAGTGAAATTTTGAATTGGTTTGATACTTGAAATTAAGAAAGATAGAATTAAAATGGGGAGTAATAGTAATATGAACTTTGGTAAGAGTTTTGGGAATGAAGTAGCTGGTGATGGGGGTGGTGGTGGAACTGGTAGACCACCAGGGTCCGGGTTAGGGTCAGGGAATTTCGGATTAGCGAGGCAGTTATCGGTTTATTCGTTGACATTCGATGAATTTCAGAATACATTAGGGGGGATGGGGAAGGATTTTGGGTCTATGAATATGGATGAGTTGTTAAAGAACATTTGGAGTGCTGAGGAAACACAATGTATGACAACAACCCccactgctgctgctgctgctgctgctcctGCTGTTGTTGGGAGTAGTGGTCAAGATGGGTTGAATTCGGGTGGGTATTTGCAGAGACAAGGGTCATTAACACTACCCAGAACGCTTAGTCAGAAAACAGTGGATGAGGTTTGGAAAGATATAGCGAAAGAGTTTGGTGGAAGTAAGgatggaggaggaggaactaATGTGGCTCAGAATCAGAGACAACAGACACTTGGAGAGATCACTTTGGAGGAGTTCTTGGTAAGAGCTGGTGTTGTAAGGGAAGATACTCAAGTTCTTCCAAAGCCTAGTAACAATAATTctgctgctgttgctgctgctgggATGTTTGCAGATTTCTCCCGTGCtagtaataacaataataataatcaaaacAATACTAATACTGGTTTTGGGATTAGTTTTCAACAACCTGCTCGAGGTGTTGATTTGATGGGTAACAATAATCATCAGATGACCTTGCAATCAGCTAACTTGCCGTTAAATGTCAATGGGGTACGAACATCACAGCAACAACCAACATCAACACAAATGTCCCAGCAGCCAAAGCAGCAACTGtcacagcaacagcaacaaccATTATTTCCTAAACAGGCTGCTGTTTCGTATGCATCTGCGATGACACTGCCTAATAATCCTCAGCTAGGTAATGCAGGT
This sequence is a window from Spinacia oleracea cultivar Varoflay chromosome 1, BTI_SOV_V1, whole genome shotgun sequence. Protein-coding genes within it:
- the LOC110787148 gene encoding GDSL lipase-like, giving the protein MTQMFVTLAICATLLFVCPTISNAENIKTPLFVFGDSLYDIGMSFYSDVEGAGAKHWPYGEHYFNIPVGRYSDGLVIPDFIAKFADLDPLQPYLVPRINSYANGINFASSNACVLTETCVEAINLKMQLHYFVQMVQNLTQQVGKSEANRHLSKAVYLFNIGADDYVTLFQTTLKKRPLSFYDKNLYMKQILGNLTVHIKTIYNQGGRKFAFQNVGPIGCMPSVKYTLDFNGTCAQEPQELARMHNAAFSAVAKRLLSELPGFKYSIYDFYVALHQRVLYGNTYGFKESEIACCGSGAFNGDYSCQMEDRTFSLCNSLNDYLWFDARHPTHKANHQFAKEFWSGGPDVVAPYNLHNLFAMP
- the LOC110787166 gene encoding uncharacterized protein, which codes for MGVVIIDGTTVRSFVEDEPQFNESVEKTFAAFDLNGDGTLSRSEIRTAFESMRLIDVDADGQTPAQLTALYDSIFEGFDIDHSGTVDLEEFRCEMKKIMLAIADGLGESPIQMALEGGSENLLQKAADLEASKQEGAQKSA
- the LOC110787215 gene encoding bZIP transcription factor TRAB1, whose amino-acid sequence is MGSNSNMNFGKSFGNEVAGDGGGGGTGRPPGSGLGSGNFGLARQLSVYSLTFDEFQNTLGGMGKDFGSMNMDELLKNIWSAEETQCMTTTPTAAAAAAAPAVVGSSGQDGLNSGGYLQRQGSLTLPRTLSQKTVDEVWKDIAKEFGGSKDGGGGTNVAQNQRQQTLGEITLEEFLVRAGVVREDTQVLPKPSNNNSAAVAAAGMFADFSRASNNNNNNQNNTNTGFGISFQQPARGVDLMGNNNHQMTLQSANLPLNVNGVRTSQQQPTSTQMSQQPKQQLSQQQQQPLFPKQAAVSYASAMTLPNNPQLGNAGLRGGIVGLGDPGMNSSLVQNGASQGGAGMSMVGLGGGGAIGVPAVSPAALSSDGRGRSNGDSSSVSPVPYMFNGSLRGRKGIHAVDKVVERRQRRMIKNRESAARSRARKQAYTMELEQEIQKLKEENQELRKKQAEIVEQQKNQVMEMMNNAQTGSRKKLRRTQTGPW